Part of the Lutra lutra chromosome 4, mLutLut1.2, whole genome shotgun sequence genome is shown below.
CTTGCTCTTCTTTGGTGGTATTCCTGTTTCTGACTACTCGGTTTTGCCTGGGTACTGTGCTTTCTCCTAATCTCGGAGAAGGAGATTAGGCCATTTCCTAATCGGGATTGTGCCTAGGGTGGAGAAAGCAACACTGTGAAACTGTGAGAGCTTTCTACAGCGCACAGTTCATCccactgaaggcagaagcttaatccataTCTGCATGAAAGCCACTGCCTAGGACCACTctgtccccagctctgccctgtggCTAGAATTCTGTCATTGTTGACCCTCCCTTTTACTCATTACCCTAGTCACCCCGTTCTCTACCCCTCTTGAGGTCTACTGCTGCCCTACCCAGCCAACTTTACTTAACCTTGTGCTTTCTTGTGAAACAGCCCAAATCGATCGATTGTAGCTGAGTGCTCCTTCCAGCTCTGTAATGGGTTCTGGCTTGAGAACCGAGCTGGAGGTGTTGATTGCCCACCTCCTGTCCTGCTGTCGGGGAGGAAGCTGAACTCTGCAGGAATGCCCTAGTGCAAGGCTGGTCCCTTTTCCCACCCCATTCTCACCTCCCCCAGGCAGCTGGGAACAACCTCTCCCTTTGTCTGAGCTTCTTGCACAGAATAATCCTCCTTACGGACAATGTATTCTCTGTGCCCTGTGGACATAGGAGCCGTGTGAGCTGATCCCAGCACCAGGCAGGACGGGAGGCTGAACCCTTCCAAACGCCCACCCTGGGTCAACTCCTGATTACTGTCCAGAGAAATCACTAAGGGATGTACATTGACCTACTGGCTAAATCCAGAATTTTTTCAGGATCCATTTTACTTGATCTCCATGGCATTTCCTAGAACTGACCACTTCcttctcatctctttctctccacttGGCCCCTGTGTCTCTGACCATTCCATTTCTGCAGCTTTTGGCCTTCTGTCCATCTGCCTGCTGTCTCTGTGACTACCGCTTTTATTTTCAGCTCAGAGCTCTCTGCCCCTAGGATCCATAGGTTCCTCAGATTCTGAATGTTCAAGTCCAGTCATCCTTCCCTctgaacctaatttttttttccatagtttccTGGGTGTGACCTAAGCCATGTCTATGGAAGCCATCCTAaacccttccctctctgtcccagCCCTTCATGACCCAGTCAGGTGCCAAATCCTATCTGTTCTTGCTCCCTGATATCTGTCCATCCTGCCCTGCATTTAAGGCCCCTGGGCCTCTTTCCCTGAAAGTGTTGTTCAGACTCCCTGTCTCTCACTCCCGAGCCAACTTTGCTGTGGCTGCCAGGTCTTTCTAAACAGCTGATCGGATCACATTGCTTCTCTGATGAAAATCCTTTTGATAGTTCCCTCCTTGTTTCTCAAACTGGAGTCCACGCACCTGGCAGGTTGGTGTGCCAGGCACGGTGAAAGTCCTAGGATCAAATCACCCTGGAACACTCATTTTCTTGAGGGTAAGTAATTTAAACAGAGAACACAAAATTATCACGTATACATTATATGGAGAAAATAGACCTCAGGGAGTTCCTACTAATCTGAAGGGGTTCAGAGTAAGCCACCAGATTTCCTGGGGgatatttctttctgtcttttctgccATTACATTTACTTCattgaaaaagtttgaaaatctCTCACATTTCCTGGAAAGGCAAGTAAGATTCTGTGTGATCTGGCCCCCTGACGACTCCTGACTTAGTTTCTCTATTGTCCTGCTGCCCACTCTGCTCCCAAGCCATACAAGCTGCTTGAAGTTTCCTGAAAGGAACAAACTTTCTAGCCTCCGTTCCTTTAGTCCCACCATTCCCTCTGCAAGTAACATTTGCCCCATCATTCTGTCTGATGAATACCTAGTCGTCTTTCAAAATTCAGCCCACAAGCCAGTCCTCTGTGAAACCAACGACCCAGTGCAGGCACAACTCAGTGCCACTCTAAGTTAGGTTAATTACCTCTTCTTTTATGCTCTTTATTGTCCCCCAAGTTCAAGCACCCTGAACTGTCAGGGTTTCAATTACAGTTCATCTACCCGGGAGCTCGGTGATCTTTGTGTCTGGTGTTCTATAGCATTGGGCCCATCATAAACATGGTAAATGCTAGCTGCTAATATTAGCAGTAGTAGTGTGATTTAGTTGACTTGGGGGAGCTAGAATAAACTAGCATTTTGGTTAAATGAGCAGGTTCAGactgcctaggttcaaatcctagctgtgccacttactagctgtgtggcttgGGAAAGCTCATTtactctgtgcctgtttcctcattcCTGGGGATGATGATATTAGCGGCTATATCATAGGGTTGCTGTGATGTTTAAAGAGATTAATACATAATGAAGTGCTCAGAATAGTGCTTTACAATGAAAGCTTGATAAATATTCGCTATCCTTGGGGCAGCCTCTAGAACTCTGCTGTCCGTAATTGTTGCTTAAGCCAATGATCAATCAGTCCCTTTCTGAGAAGAtcacctcttcctccctctgtagCTTGTCTATGCTGACACAATGCTCAGCCTCAGGACTCGGCCTCCGGAGAGATCCTTGGCACACATCTCATCCCCCACGGTGTCTCTCCAGCCCCCAATGCAGAGCATTTTCACATTGGTTTACCTGGTGTGATAAGTCATTTTCGAATCtagttttgtgaatttttttctccctcttagtTGACACCTGTGCTCTTCCATTAAAGCCCAGTTCGGTCTCTTAAATCGTGTCATTTTGCTTTGAGACCAAATGACAAGCTCCCTCACCTGAAGTGTTCTTTGTCCTCCCTCCTAAACTGTATCTCCTGTCCCAACCAGCTGAAGGCTCAGTTCCAGTCTGCCTACAGTTCTCTCCCTAAAGGGGGCCCTGCACCACGCATAGCCCTCTCTGCAGTTGTGATGAGCTCCCTCCTCATTTGTCCACACTTACTAGGTCCGGGCGCAGGTCTTCATGGGCTGCTGTTGGGATTCCCCGGGTATCACCACCAGATCCTATGCTTGCCTCTCTTCACACTCCCACCAGTCCTGTAGGCCTTGCTGTGTCCCAGCTACTCCACTGTCCTTGCCACTAAGCCATAAGTACTCTCAGCTGGAGCCGGGACCTGGGAGTCAGGTGCTGTGTCATGCCACCAATGCCGACAGAGGCTCTGCCCTCTACTTGGACTGTCTGCCCTCTCTTTTTCCTGCTCCCAGCTCCCTTGTTCATCTAATGAATAACTCATCCTGCCAGTGTCACCTACTCTTTTATACCTGACTGTTCTTCAGTTATACCTGATCTGGACACATCCACTGTGTGGCCTGAGGTGAGTTATCTCCCTTCCaagaacctcagtttccctttctgtgaaATGGTGTTATAGCCCAGACCTCAGAAGGGTACCTTCaactgaacatatttaaaattaaagtgaaacCTTTAAGTAGCTCATTAATTTTCTATAGGGTAAAGTCCAAACTTCTCAGAAGGGCATAAAAAGCCCTGGAAGTATAGTCAGCTCTCAAATGCTAACTACTGTTCTCTTCCCCTACTCTCTCCTgagcaatttcattttttattgcatcctGATATATTAGACTGCTTTGATTGTAGCACATTACAATCAAACTAGCCTagccaaaaacaaagaaagggggACCCAATTGTATTTAGGTTACTGGGGTCGGGGGTTGAAGGGTTGCTGGCTGCAGGTGGGCTCAGGGGCTGGGGGGTCCGaggtgctctgtctctgtatatCTGTACTCTGCAGCAGTAACTCTGATTGTTCTGGCTTGGATTCTAGCCTCCTAGGAGCTCGGATTGGGGGAAACAGGCCAGTGGAGTGGGGACAGGAATTccttaaaggaaatgaaagcaaggaGCTGGGAAAGTGAGCTCTCATGGTGCACATTATGTGATTTCGGGGAAtcctcgctttttttttttttcccccttgagccCTATCTATTCTTCCAAACTTACAGAACTGTGTTCAGGATTGCCTGTGGCATGTGCCATATTACTGCACACTGCAGATGTCCCcaaatgcatgcatttcttccaCTCTGCTCCACCTGAGTTACCCAGCACAACCACCTTCCTATCAGTTCTGtgtcctctctctgctccatgCTCTCAGGCCTTCCGTGTGtcacagctgtgtgtgtgtgtgtgtgtgtgtgtgtgtgtacacctgcGCGTCACACCTGTGCACTGTAGCTGGTCTCCCAGCtggctcccctccctctcctttcctcctggtGACATATTGTCCCCATGTTTGCCTTTCTGAAGAACAAAGGGGATCACACAAAtccctttcttaaaaattctttgggATGCCCCAATACAAACAAAACTccttattctttcattcaaacCACTTAATAATTTGGGACCAACCAACTTTTTCACCTTCTTACATATACAGGTCTCTTATTCAGCGGGTGGTTTGGCCAAGCAGAATCACGTGTAGCAGAATCACGTGTGCTGTGctttcctccttccatccctttATGCACAGTTTTTCCTCAGCCTGGAACACCTGCATTGCTTCTGCCTTacttgctatgtgaccttgagaaaaatcCATCACCCTTTCTCATTCagttcttcccatccatgaagTGCAATAATAGTAGTTATAGGACGGGACTGTAAGAACATATGGAAAGGAGCTCTTAGGGCCCCACTCTTGCCAGACAAAGTATTGAATAATAAGCTAcgctttctcttttcccttttggcTCTTCTCAACGCATCTTCCAGATCTGTcacaaccctcctccccccacctaaATTTCTTTAGTTCCATTCAGTGAACACTGCATGTTACCCATGGCCAGATGTGATGAGTGTTGGCACACGGTCTCTCCCTTCTGCCAGCTGGATGTCTTTCCAGCTCCGGTTCCTTCAGCAGAGGGCTCAGCCTTAGGCAGAGGACACTAGCTAGCTGGCCAAGACCCAGGGATATGCAGAACAATTAATTGATAACCCCTTCATCCTCTCTTCACTCCCCTGTCCTCACAGAGTCAGCCCCCAACTCCTCTGCATGGCAACTGTGTAGAAAGTGCCTTTTGTCCTTTAcaggatggggaagggaagagccTGACGCAGCCCCCAGGAGActgcctccatctctccctgccactcctggGAGCCGTTAGCCTAGACCGTCAGTTCCTATCCCTTTTAGCTGACTCCCTGCGGCTCCCATGCTGTGTCCCCTTCACCTGTCACCCATCTgctcatacacacacaggcatgccTTTTTCCAGTATTCCTCATTGCCATTCCTGCTTCTTTGATCCCagttccttttaatttttctactgAAACATGTCAAGCCTCAGATAATCATGGGAACGGAGTTGTTTGCGATCACATGGATGGTGGTTTTCAGACTGAACCCTTGCTGAAAGTACATCAGTGGCTTATCTTCCGGGGAGTGAGGATGGAGAGGGGCCCTGAGAGAGCAGTGAGTGAGCAGTGAGTCAGACAGGGTGGGACCCCGAAGGGGAGTCACCTTACTTCCACTTAGTCAGGAAGCTTCCATGAAGGAGGGGGAATTTTAGCCGTTGGGTTGGCGAAGTCTTCccctgcacccccctccccaacaccttGCTTTCATCCTTATCAAGCCTGTGAGTTCCTGGACcccttcagtttccccattttaTCAGCCTGCCCCTTCCACCCAGCTTCTCTGCAGGCCCCAAACGACCTCCTTCTCCCCCAGTCCCCTGACAAACTGACTCTTCTTTTCCATACATGTCAGTCTGTGAGGTGCTCTCCTTAGCCAAAGGCTAATCCCTCCATGTGTATGCTGGCTCCCATGGTCTCCTTCCACACTGCACATAAACATGATTGGGCCTCTTCCCGTTAAAAACAGCCATTAGAATCAATCTGAAGGTGAGAGCCAGacactgatattttaaaagctccctagGTGATCGTGTGCAGCCGGGGCTGAAAACcataaacagaacaaaatgcaCACTTCTCACAGTGGCATTCAGGGCTCTGTAGAAACTGGTTCCTGCCCGTGTTTCCTACCCTGACCTCTATGCCCTCTGAGCTGGAGCCACACCGAACTCCCTAGAGCTCCCCCAGCCTTCTACCTCTCTTGCTTCTGTGCCTTCACACACACAtccttctttctgcctggaatgcaTTTCGCTGCTTTCTAGAAAGTGCCCTTCAGCGTTCAGTGTGGTGTCCTTCTGTGAAGCCTTCAAGAATTCACCCCACCCTGGTGCAGGATGACCCTCCTTGGTGCTTCCATAAGCCTCTGTGTTTATCTCTGTGGGAACACTTGCCACATGCTAACTACAACTGGTCTCCTTGATATCTGTTTCCTCCTCTAGATAGCGAGTGCTTCACAGGAAAACCCAGGGCTATAGAGATGCCATTTGGTAGGACGTGGGGCCAGGTGATCTCTATCAGAGACGAGTTCTCTCAGGACTGGGACAGGAACTGAGCGAAGTGAGTCTTTGTGCCTGCTCATTCATGTGGTCAACGTGGGCTGGGGGCTTGCTGTGCTCACTGACCACTGGGGCCCAATAAATGGGTAGCTGAAGTTCCCTGCCTTTACTACACTTGATCTCTGGCACTGTACATCCTCTCTGGTCATCTGCTTGGTTCGTCTCTCATTTGTCTCTAGCTGGACACTGAACCCAGAACTGCTCAGTAGAGCTCTAAGAGCAGTGTGTGCACACAGCAGGCGCTTAGGAAGTATCTGCTGAACCAGTCCTCACGAGTCCACATGCAAGACTGACCTACTGGTTGTCGGTGGTGGTATGTTCTTGACATATTGGTTGGTTCCTGTCCTGTCTGAAATGTTGAGCATCGCACGGGGGCCAGCTCCTTCACTCTTCCCGACGATGAGGGAGGCTCTGCTGTTCCCGTCTTATAAAGGTTCGGCAGCTTGCAGAAGGATACGCAGGTACGCGCTGGAAGATTTAAACTTGGGCCTATGGAGTCAGGCCTGACCCCAAAGCCACCAGAATATACCTGGGACACATTAggctttcaacaaatatttattgacttaagGGAGACTGCCACCCCCATGGAATCAGAAAGCCTGAATTCTCAGCGTCCTCCCCGCCTGGCTCTGGGTCTCATGACCTCTCTGGGCTTTCTCACAGTCTCATTTATTCTCATATTCACTCCACAAACATCATGAAGGATCAGATGAGCCAGCCAGTGGGCCAGGTACAAGAGATATGGAGACAACTAACGCATACCTCTGGCTGAGAGGAACTTAGAGCGGGGGAAGTGGCAGATAATTGCATTCCTGTAGGATCAccggagctggggtggggagctgtGTGGACCCTGTACCGAGCCAAGGGACTAAGGCTTAGAAGGGTGGGAGTGTGTGCAAGATGTGGACATCCTTGGGGAACAGGTAAAGCGTAGCACAGTAGAGTAACACAGGTAGAATGGGAGGCCAGGGTCCAGCTCAGGGAGGCCTTAGTGTTCTAACTCGAAGAAATTTGAGCCTTTTGAATTCTCCCGCCATTTCCTTTCGAGGGTAGCTGCTCTTGGGCTGGATCATAGCTCTAGTGCGGCTCTGACCTCTGACCTTCAAGACTGAACTCCTACATGGGTACATCCCACCATTTACCAGCATATTGTTTCTCCCAGACCACCCTCTCTTCTGAATTCTCCTGTCCACATTTACACTGATCCGACAAGAAGGCATCCAGCCACTTGATGCCAAGAACCAATCAGGAGCTGCTGGAGCTGCAGAGTTCATTCTGTTCCAACTTAGTCCTTACCCCTGTTGAGtggagtgggtgtgtgtgtggagctAGAAGGGGAGTACAAGAAGCCAGATGGACAGCTCAACACAGAGTCAATCCCCCTGTCTTGGGGACTTCTCCAGTGTCTGCCACGCCCATCCCATTTCCAAAGCTCAGGTCAGTCTCTTAGCTCTCACCTGGTCTGCCTCAATCAGCCCATGGCCCCGGCCACCAGAGTGACGTGACTCAGCCAGCCCTAAACCCCCTGCAGCGacagcagcccctgccccctTCACCGGTGTGTCCCTAGCACTTACCACAGTCCTGCCCATGGTAGGCACTCAATCGGTGTTTGATCATACAGGCCTGATCGCAGGCTCCTCACGAATCTTCACTGTTTCTTCTCTGCTTCCAGAATAAAACCAAACTGGCTGGGTTGGCCTTCAAGCCCTACTACATTGGCCACAGTTGGCCTCCcttccctttatttcctttcagtaCCTTCAAGGCCAGTTTAGCCAGTGATTCACTGTTTCTGCCCCGGGCCACTTGTATTCTCCCACAGCGAAGTCCTCTTAGTTCCTAATGCTAGGGCTCAGCCAAGTTTATGGGCCGGTGGAGAAGGCTTCCTTGCCCAGCTGCTCCCTCCGGCTGAGACCTGACCTCCCTGCCACCCCAGGTCAGACCCTCGCACACACGTGCTACCTCCCGCCCAACCCTCCCACCAACTCCTGGGGAGAAAGCGCGGTAGGAAAGGGCTGGAACTTTCCGCCGGGTCCCAAGCTGGGTGGGCCCGCCACAAGCTGAAGATGTGTCGGTCGCGTTGGCGGACCGTCACCGGAGGTCCCAGAATGAGACCGAGTGTGAGGAAGCAGCCAGGTGCAACTCTGGTGGGCCGGGGTCGGCCCAGGGAGAGCCGCTGGAGGCGGGCAGCGCGATGccgagggaaggggtggggagccCGGGCTGGGCTAGCTTCCTGCCCCGGAATCTGGCGGCCCGCCCCTGCGCCCGCCCCTCGGGCCGAGCCGAGTCGGGGCCAATCAGCAGGCGCCCCCCGCCCGGCCCGCCCCGTCCCCCTCTGGTGACAGAAAGTCGGCCCAGCAGATGAGGAAGTGGCAGGCAGGCTGGCCTTGGGGACTTCTCTCTGGCCCTGCTCCCTCCGAGCCCTTCACTGCTGCCCGCCTGGCCCCCCACTGGTGAGTCTGGACCTTCCACGGGCGGGCTGTCCACGTGCCCGGGCACCCTGCCCGCTTAGCcgtgccctgccctgccctgcccagcctgtGGGCGAGGCTGTTCCCGGGGACCGTGGGTGGGAGGTCCTAGCTCTCTGGGGCCGGGCCTGGCCGGTAGCCTCCCTCCGATCCCGGCCCCCATTTGTTTAAACCTAGGCCATCTTCCACCACCTCCTGCTCTAGTCCCTCTccgcctcttcccctccctctccttggctcccagttcttctcttttcccttcccctccccctcctttgcctgtctccctttcccttccatcCATCTTAAAGGAAGGAAGCACCCGCCTGAGTTCCCCTACCAGGGACACACCCAGCGCTCCTCAAGCCAGGGGAGAGGTCCTTTCCAGAGCCTGGAGCCACTCCTGACCTCCAGGGCGCATGAGTGTTTGTGAGGGGGTGAACtcgaggtggtggtggagagagagcgggagagataACCGGCTGGCAGGCTCCCCTGGGTCAGGGAGGAACTGTGTGTGTGAGCGCAGGCCTCCGCCAGGTGGGCCAAGCCACAGAAGAGGCAGCCAGCAAGGTCTacctgtgaatgaatgaatggtcctTGTGGTTCGTGAAAGTGATCTGTGTGCACGACCTAAGGCAGGTATGTCTGAGTGTGGTGAGGGGGATTTTATGTTTATTCATCTCTAAGTGGGGTGTCTGAGTTTATGTCTGTGACCACATTTATCTGTGACTCAACGTACCTGTGAGTAAAGCTGCGTGTGGGCCCCGGGGTTGCGAGCGTGAGTATTTGCACATGGTAATACTAGCAGGACCAGAGAAGGTGGCCGGGTGAGTGTTTTGGGTGTGTTGCGAGTATGAATGGAGTTAGGAGTGGGTCTGAGTATCAGAAGCTCTGCATGTCAAAGTCCGTGGAGGCTGTTTGGGTGGTGTGTCAGAGGTGGGTGGCTAATGCCAGTAGGAGGTGTGTGGGCCCTGCATGTACATAGGCGTGTCAGCCCTGGGTCAGCCTGTCATTGGTGCTGGGGAGAGCTGCGCGAGAGGGAGGACTTGGGGCCTGACCATGGTGGGGGCAGTTGGGGGTCCCCATGGAGGCTGCGGGAGCTCCTGTGGGATGTGTGCCCAGTTCAGTGTGTGAGGGGCACGTGGATGGCCTCGCTGGAGGTGTCAGAAGGTGGCTATTCTTCGCTTAGTGCCTGTGCACGGCTTGTTCTCTGGAAAGAGGGAAGCTGGTGGGCATCTGCTTCCCTTGCTGGCTGGGGAATGCCTTGCCCCTCTGGGACAGCCTTGGCATCCCAGGCTCTCCTGGGTCTGGCCCGAGGCTTTTGTGTCCCAGGGTGCCCTCCCCCGACATTCCTTCAGGTTCTGAGGGGGAGAGGGCCTAGCTCATTAGGACCCTCCCTAAGGGAGGGGAAGATTCCTgagacctcccccacccccccacctcctcacatgccactggcctccctgcccctcccagggagAGAAGGGTGCTCGTACCCATTCTGAAGCAGGACAGACTGAGAATTTATGGCTAGTTTAGGAGAGGATGCTGGGTGTAGGTTTTCAACAGTCCTCTTGGGGCCAAGGCTAGGGCTTGGCTGGAGCCCTGTGAGGTTTCTGGCTCAAAACTAAGCTAGAGCCTTCGCTCATCTGGCCATCCAGGGCGGGTGGATGGTGAGTTCCATGCTTTACTCTTGGCTTTCTCAATCCTGGTGGGTCCTGCTCCTCCAGGCCCTGACCTGTGGCCTGgacccaccctccaccccatgcTCAGTGCAGCGGGGGCGGGTGGAGGGCGGGGCGCTCCCAGAGCTAGTTAGACAGGTGGAGCCGCCGGGGCAGGAGTCTCAAAGAGCCGGGCTCCGGAGAGGAAGGGCTGGAGGGGAGTGCCAGAGAAGAGGGCAGCGGGGAGCGGAGAGAGTCGCTGGGGTGAGAGCccgggagggcaggggagaggaggaaggggcggggggtggggaatcGTCTCGGGAGAGGAGCCTCCTGAGGAGCGGTTGAACGGGAGGATCCCTGGGGGGGAGGAAAAATGACCCTCTCGAGGCTGGAGAGGTGGGAGActggcagggaaggagaggcGGTCATTCTGGAGTGGAGAGGTAAGATTCTCTGGAAAGAGACCAGAAATGGAGAGTCCTcctgtggaggaagagggaaggtgaGGTACAGTGGTAAGAATCTCGGCGGTGGAGCAGGGAGTGAGGGAGGCGAGTGAGGTGCGGAGAGGAGGGCAGAACAGCCCTTCCCAGCAGGCAGGCAGGATGTGCGGGGAAGCGGTGTGAAAGCCGTGTGTCTCCGACCCCCAGTCCCCCTCAGctccttcctctcactcttcTGTCCTTTCTGCAAAGAGGTGTCGGGAGCTGTCCCACCTGCTCTGTGTGTTGTCTGTGGGtcaggggtgggatggggggcaCGGCCGGCCCTGACACGCACCCCCCCATACCTCCCCAGAATCCTTAGCCAGGATGGAGGCGGTTGTGAACTTGTACCAGGAGATAATGAAGAATGCAGGTAAGATGctgtcctccctcctgctccaggaTCCCTGAACCTAGGGCTGTCTCCTGCTGGAGAGTCCCTGCGAACCCCTTGACTCTCTGTGACCTGACCCCGTGCCTGTACACCTGGTGGGGACCCTTTGGACCCTGTGACTCTTTCTGACTCCTTGACCCTTATCCACAGATCCTCGGATCCAGGGCTACCCTCTGATGGGGTCCCCCCTGCTAATGACCTCTATCCTCCTGACCTATGTGTACTTCGTTCTTTCACTTGGGCCTCGCATCATGGCCAATCGGAAGCCCTTCCAGCTCCGGGGCTTCATGATTGTCTACAACTTCTCACTGGTGGCTCTCTCCCTCTACATTGTCTATGAGGTAGGCCTCTGGGGTGCCTAGGTTTTAATTCCTGCCAGCAAGATAAGGGGCAGGCCTTGGGGTCAGACATGGCATCTCCTTTCCAGAGAGGCTCAGATCCGTTTCTTCAGCTAGATAGCAGGAGGGGTTGGTCTGGGTGGATGGATCTCTGGTAGCCTAATCCACTCCCCTCCCTAGTTCTTGATGTCTGGCTGGTTGAGTACCTACACCTGGCGGTGCGATCCTGTGGACTATTCCAACAGCCCGGAGGCACTAAGAGTAAGTGGGGGTCAAGGGTGGGGAGCTAGCATAGAAGCACTCTGGGGATAGCAGTTGGGCTGTGCCCTGGTCTCATGGGTCAGTTCAGGGAAGTTTCTGGAATAGCATGGGTGTCCTAAGTCTGCCTGACTTCTTGCAGATGGTTCGAGTGGCctggctcttcctcttctccaagtTCATCGAGCTGATGGACACGGTGAGTGGTTATAGGAGATATGGGGACCCTGGGGGTAGAAAGGAGAGGCCCTGGCTCGGAAACCCATTTCCCCCCTCTTCTCAGGTGATCTTCATTCTCCGGAAAAAAGATGGCCAGGTGACCTTCCTACATGTCTTCCACCACTCAGTGCTTCCCTGGAGCTGGTGGTGGGGGGTACAAATTGCCCCGGGTGAGTGGTGAAGGCCACTGGGGGAAGAGGGATGGGCACTAAGGACCAGCAGCTCAACTCTCCTGACCCTGTTCATTGTACCGACAGGAGGAATGGGCTCTTTCCACGCCATGATCAACTCCTCTGTGCATGTCATCATGTACCTGTACTATGGGTTGTCTGCCCTCGGCCCTGTGGCTCAGCCCTACCTGTGGTGGAAAAAGCATATGACAGCCATCCAGCTGGTGAGGGGCCTGGCCCGTAGCCATACCCCCTGCCTCCCTGGTCTGGATCCTCCCTTTATCCAGCTGGCCTCACTTCTGACCGCATGCCTCTGCATTCAACATCCAGTCGGTCTCCACCACCTCTCGCTGTTCCCTCTCACCCTTGCCCGTCTCCGTTCCAGATCCAGTTCGTCCTGGTCTCACTGCACATCTCCCAGTACTACTTCATGCCCAGCTGCAACTACCAGTATCCCATCATCATCCACCTCATCTGGATGTACGGCACCATCTTCTTCGTGCTCTTCACCAATTTCTGGTATCATTCCTACACCAAAGGCAAGCGGCTGCCCCGTGTGCTTCAGCAGAATGGAGCTCCAGGTACCACCAAAGTCAAGGCCAACTGAGAAGTGTGGCCTAGCTAGGTGCCCACCTAAGTGCCTCAGGACTGCGCTTTGGGCAGCATCTGACTTCTCCCCACCTACACCGGTGACCTGTGACCAGGGCTTACGTGGTCAGGACTGAGCAGGGGacaggccctcccctccccacagctggtACACAGGGA
Proteins encoded:
- the ELOVL1 gene encoding elongation of very long chain fatty acids protein 1 isoform X1, with protein sequence MSVCEGVNSRWWWRESGRDNRLAGSPGSGRNCVCERRPPPGGPSHRRGSQQESLARMEAVVNLYQEIMKNADPRIQGYPLMGSPLLMTSILLTYVYFVLSLGPRIMANRKPFQLRGFMIVYNFSLVALSLYIVYEFLMSGWLSTYTWRCDPVDYSNSPEALRMVRVAWLFLFSKFIELMDTVIFILRKKDGQVTFLHVFHHSVLPWSWWWGVQIAPGGMGSFHAMINSSVHVIMYLYYGLSALGPVAQPYLWWKKHMTAIQLIQFVLVSLHISQYYFMPSCNYQYPIIIHLIWMYGTIFFVLFTNFWYHSYTKGKRLPRVLQQNGAPGTTKVKAN
- the ELOVL1 gene encoding elongation of very long chain fatty acids protein 1 isoform X2; translated protein: MEAVVNLYQEIMKNADPRIQGYPLMGSPLLMTSILLTYVYFVLSLGPRIMANRKPFQLRGFMIVYNFSLVALSLYIVYEFLMSGWLSTYTWRCDPVDYSNSPEALRMVRVAWLFLFSKFIELMDTVIFILRKKDGQVTFLHVFHHSVLPWSWWWGVQIAPGGMGSFHAMINSSVHVIMYLYYGLSALGPVAQPYLWWKKHMTAIQLIQFVLVSLHISQYYFMPSCNYQYPIIIHLIWMYGTIFFVLFTNFWYHSYTKGKRLPRVLQQNGAPGTTKVKAN